The Cucumis melo cultivar AY chromosome 9, USDA_Cmelo_AY_1.0, whole genome shotgun sequence genome includes the window GTTGAAAGATGagttatttgttatatatattatacagtCATTACACTCATCTTACTCCCAAATATCGAAAAGTTCCATCATGCCTTCTTTTTAACAACCAGAAGTTGATTGCGGTACATTTCAAGGGAACATTTTTAGTCCATGATAAAACTGAACACTCTTGATACAGGCTCAAGTGTTTCACCCCATCTTATTGTGAACTACTCATAGACTTCTTATCAAGTTAATGATGGGATTCAATATGTATGCAACCATTACTAAAAGGATTTAGTACAATTTATAGAGAAAGTGTCGAGAGCCATAAATAGTTACACATCATAACGCTGGTTAATCGCATCAAGTTGTTGCTGAAGCTTTTCTGCTGTCCAAACTAAGTGCAAAATATCATAATCGAGAGTTGTGATTCCAGGAACTGTCGTTGCTGAAAAAGAGACCTTTACACCCTAGTTATTACAAGGAGGAAAAATAGGAATGAAAAAGAGCTCAAAAGGTGATAACTcattgaaaaactaaaaaagtcGATACAAATTTAAGACCGGTAGCATGTAAGGATCCTATCATGGTACATTGTTTACATCCTTTAGCATTCATCGGAGTTTAACTTATTTATTTCTTATCTTACAACCACTTTTCCAGTAAAGTCAAGTCCCTAAGCTGGCTGGACAGCCTTACTCAAAAATCAgatcaatttaaatttttatctttataaattataaaaataatccAAGAATGCGCTTATATGAAGAATGAAATATGGAAAATGACATAATGACATACCTCTAGAAGTTTCGTTTTTCCCTTGGAGAGAAATTTTGCTTTACCACACTCAATCAAGTAACTCAAGATAACAGTTGCTTCATCAGGTCCTCCACAAATGTTTTGGAACTTCACCATTGTAATGATATAAGACGAGGTCCAATTACTAAGAGATAAACACTTGATAACTTCAGTTGCTCTATCCTTGACATGGAAATATTTCATATTAAACTTATATGAGTAAGAATCAAAAGTGATGAAAAATTAAGACAAATTTTAAAGTAAATTCCAAAGCAGAATTTAATGATTCAAGTCTGGAAAAAGTAGAGAACCTAAAAAggatttttaaaagaaaaggagagaaGAATTAAAGCATATACTTGTAATACACAAGCAAGAATTATATAATCATCACGAAGCAAACTCTCAGGATTCTTTTTAGATGTACCCATCAAATTGCTTAGTCTTTTAAACATGTAGGAGAGTTGGCCACTCCTCGGATCCAGCATGTCACTACGTCTTATGATATCTCCCCCAGTATACATTAGATGCTGAATGAAATGGTGAACTATTCAGATAAAACAATAACTAAGtgcaataaattaaaaatagaaaacaatcATCTTAGTTGAAAGAAATACCAGAACATGATCAAGGCACAATGGAGTCAACCCTCCTCGAGAAAACCATTGATTCTTTATTTCAGAAGGTTTTATAATAAGGAAGTTGAGTTGACGGGCAACTGTGAGTATCAAATCCCTCCAAAATAAGTACCTAGGTTCCCAATCAGATTTTTGCCCACTAAATGCCTTAAACCGAGCTGTAGCCACCACTTCGTCATCCCAGTCTAGGACTTTTTCCCTGATGAACTCTCTTACACAAGAGCCCTTTGATTCCTTTTCCATTTTGTTACCACTGTTCACGCCAAAGAACAGCGACGGAACTGCAACCTAGCCAAATCGAACTGTGTAAACCATGAGTTAGCAAAAATGTGTATGATAATTTCGGAAACTACCTTTACATGTTTTCAAGTAATTTCAAATTGTAGGTTAGTACAAAAAGATCCTGACCTTCCTATTGTTCGTCAAGCATCCAACACCTTCTAATCACTTAAATAAGATGCTTAACACGTCATACCCACCCAAAGATAATTCCAACTAATAATTCCATTGTGTGCAGCAAATATAATTCTGAGAGAGCATTAAGTGTACAGAGAAAAAAGTCCTTGCATTGAGAAAAATTCTCCGCTACTTGATGCCAAAAGTTGGTAACCAACAATAAAGGCATCTGGAGACTGGAAGATTCAAATCAAAGAAATTCCTACAGAAAGCGAGAGAGACagggagaaagagaaataaagACAAAATCAGTACACCCCGCAACTATGAAACACCTAACCTAGTTTCCCCCATGGAAAAGGGAGATCACTAACCCATCCCAGAGTGTTCAACTTCAACAAGTATATAAATCTTTTAACACATCCTTAGAACCCAATGATAGAAATACAACCAATAGAATGGATTTTGATTACACAAGGTCattaaactttttaaatatattcattatttaagCACTCTTCCTTTGGCTTAGATATTTGCAAATTTGATCATTATATATGCTACCTGacatcactactacaaaaaaaaaaaaaaaaaaaaaaagtttactcTATGCtttttacatgtcaagtattTGTTTACTCAATGCTTTTCAATGCATCAAAATCTAGTGTCAAGAACAAGGgaggtttacttgacagtttttaagcATCAAGTAAATTATACTTGACACGTATAAACTGTCAAATATATGAGATTACTTGACAATTTTTATGCGTCGAGTAATCTGGTATCAAGaataagagatttttttttacaatttttatgCGTCAAATAAAATTGTACTCAACAGTTTATGAACATCAAGTATATAAGATTTGTTGATATTTTCTATATGTCAAGAATTTGTTTCTTCTTGACATGCTTTGCatgtcaagttttttttttcaaatgaaaaattatatatttctaaatatcCATATAATTTATCATGCACCTATTTTGAAGTCCAACAATGACAAACATAAGTAAAGCAAGAGAGTACACAAATGTAATAAACTGCACATTTATTGAATAATTGAATCAACTCAAACTTCCCATCAAAGaactaattatattttaaatgatccatacatatagttggtcattacatgcttaattacaacatatatgTGCAGCTCAAACTTCTAAAAATAGTCTAAACTTCCCATCTATGTccaatattaacaaaatatacgTGTAGCCTAAAGGTATACCATATCAACACTTGTCTTTCACTTATATCCAGTATCAACAAAACCTATCTATCTaacttaaaatataattaacataATCATATGTAGCCACCCAAAAAATCAGCAAGCTACATTTGCACTTCATCCAACTCAAATCGATATATGAGCTCCTTGTATCAATTTGATATGAAAcccaaaatattaaaattaatactttgattacttgaattgtataaaataattcaaacaatcatttaaacaCAACATAACGAATTGTAGGTCAATATTGATCATCAATTGTTTaaggaaagaaaaaatcaaGACATACTTGCGGCAATGGGCAAGTCTAATATTCTGTAAATGAGGAAGATCCAGAGAAAGAGAAACATAAGTCAAAAGACTGCAATTATCAAGCTCCAAAACCTGCAATAAGTCTCCATACCATTAATAAACAATGGAGCAAGCCAATGCAATGAAGCGGTGAGTACATTTCTTAGTAACCATAGAGATTACAAATTTACAGCTATCCACTAACAACATTTAAAATTCATTTAGTTAATaagaaaaacaaactttttGTTGCCTAATTTTCTTGAAAAAGGATTAATTTTGTTATGACGTTCTCTCATTAGTGCTTTTATAGAGAGAAAAATGAACTTTTTAAAcactatatttatatatatactttcaTTCTCAAGATGTGCACTCAAGTTTGTTTGTGTATATAAACACCATATTCTTAAGATCAATAGTTATCTCATATTTGATAAAAAATTGATCaagtaaaaaacaataataatgatCGATAATCAACCATTGAACATAAGCAAAGAGAAATCAGAAAGTTCTTCCCCCTCTGTTACCTTCCCATTTTCTATTCTTAAGATCAATATTTATCTCATATTTGATAAGACATTGATCAagtaaataacaataataataataatcaaccATTGAACATAAGCAAAGAGAAATCAGAAAGTTCTTCCCCCTCCCCATTTTCTTGATTTTTCATCGCTATCATTTCAAAAACTGAAAAAATATTGAATATAATTTACTACTATCACTTTTCTATTGTTGATATAACACAATCAATTTCATAGAGGGAAAAGAAACTATTATGATCTTTTCGTACATAAGCTTAACTTCCCAATGATTTTACACGAAAATTGAAGAACAAAACACCCTAAGAAGTATTTTTTGAGACATCATCAAACACCTTACAAGCATAAACCAAAAACCCACCCTATAAGTAAAATCccccatttttcaaatttcttaaCACAAATACCATATAGCAATAATAGAAATTCAAACCCTTTCAAGGGACATATAAAACTAGAATAAGGTCAGCTTAGCAATTAGCCACTGATTTTCgagacatttcatcaaacatcTTAGAGCATAAACCAAAATACCCACCATGTATGTAAAAAGACCCATCTTTCAAATCTTTTCACACAGACACCATA containing:
- the LOC103503835 gene encoding uncharacterized protein LOC103503835 isoform X2, whose protein sequence is MEKESKGSCVREFIREKVLDWDDEVVATARFKAFSGQKSDWEPRYLFWRDLILTVARQLNFLIIKPSEIKNQWFSRGGLTPLCLDHVLHLMYTGGDIIRRSDMLDPRSGQLSYMFKRLSNLMGTSKKNPESLLRDDYIILACVLQDRATEVIKCLSLSNWTSSYIITMVKFQNICGGPDEATVILSYLIECGKAKFLSKGKTKLLEVSFSATTVPGITTLDYDILHLVWTAEKLQQQLDAINQRYDVSKQSALVSLKSGNKKAALKHARELKITTESREKVASLFNRVEEVLNAIGDAELTKSVSEAIQIGARVMKEHEVNWDQLQHSLQELETSIDIQKQVANTIDSVPSASIPNDEEDIEEVFKKLELELTAAQILDASTSESAVNIATGETVVVVCDDSLSSTLSNLKLVEEVEKEDANQKSNSKRNSKIMELGIS
- the LOC103503835 gene encoding uncharacterized protein LOC103503835 isoform X1 codes for the protein MEKESKGSCVREFIREKVLDWDDEVVATARFKAFSGQKSDWEPRYLFWRDLILTVARQLNFLIIKPSEIKNQWFSRGGLTPLCLDHVLHLMYTGGDIIRRSDMLDPRSGQLSYMFKRLSNLMGTSKKNPESLLRDDYIILACVLQDRATEVIKCLSLSNWTSSYIITMVKFQNICGGPDEATVILSYLIECGKAKFLSKGKTKLLEGVKVSFSATTVPGITTLDYDILHLVWTAEKLQQQLDAINQRYDVSKQSALVSLKSGNKKAALKHARELKITTESREKVASLFNRVEEVLNAIGDAELTKSVSEAIQIGARVMKEHEVNWDQLQHSLQELETSIDIQKQVANTIDSVPSASIPNDEEDIEEVFKKLELELTAAQILDASTSESAVNIATGETVVVVCDDSLSSTLSNLKLVEEVEKEDANQKSNSKRNSKIMELGIS